One window of the Dreissena polymorpha isolate Duluth1 chromosome 5, UMN_Dpol_1.0, whole genome shotgun sequence genome contains the following:
- the LOC127880828 gene encoding uncharacterized protein LOC127880828 isoform X1, with protein sequence MDDYACDICEENEICEEAKFYCEKCSKCYCTSCVEHHYQMHKAHKTLRIERLRNWPFGKGIENESEQSQEHKDQKLTQLCEEHDQLLPTACNVFSHQECSKVKLMADNVTDLQPSPDVDTLHEQLIQKETELENNLPSQDKSYKVTGELFNPINVAKKKTRVRHDTEYSVKIDTDSDTCWISGICATTTGELLITDMWNNKLKLLDDNYKVVTHLDFSDKPWSICRVDSSQVAVTVYDNQIHFISVTNGELVEDRTFQLEHSCRGIAHHQGNLYITSGTTLYQYTVNGSLVNKLYHNNVTSCGVSPDGERIYVTSGARDQLITLSKDGAVISKMTDPVLQWNDILPGMHVTNLGQVLVCGGDSNTILQVNRDGTKRRAILATEKSGVVRPTCVYYSKHTNSIIIGMFDNENILVIVLE encoded by the exons ATGGATGACTATGCttgtgatatttgtgaagaaaatgAGATATGTGAGGAGGCAAAATTCTACTGTGAGAAATGTTCAAAATGTTACTGTACCAGCTGTGTGGAACATCATTACCAGATGCACAAAGCGCACAAAACACTCCGAATAGAACGCTTGAGAAACTGGCCATTCGGCAAGGGAATAGAAAATGAATCAGAGCAAAGTCAGGAGCACAAGGATCAGAAACTAACACAGCTCTGTGAGGAACATGACCAGCTATTACCAACTGCATGCAATGTCTTCAGCCATCA GGAATGCAGTAAAGTGAAGCTGATGGCTGATAATGTGACCGATCTTCAACCGTCCCCCGATGTTGATACATTACATGAGCAGTTGATTCAGAAAGAAACTGAACTTGAGAACAATCTGCCATCACAAGATAAATCCTACAAAGTGACAGGTGAGTTGTTCAATCCAATCAATGTCGCGAAAAAGAAAACGAGAGTAAGGCATGATACAGAATATTCAGTAAAAATTGACACTGATTCAGATACATGCTGGATATCGGGTATTTGTGCGACAACCACTGGCGAGCTCCTTATTACAGACATGTGGAACAACAAACTCAAGTTGTTGGATGATAACTACAAAGTGGTAACTCATTTAGACTTTTCTGATAAACCATGGTCCATTTGCAGGGTTGACTCAAGTCAGGTGGCTGTTACTGTATATGATAATCAAATCCACTTCATAAGTGTGACTAATGGAGAGTTGGTAGAGGACAGAACATTTCAACTGGAACATTCCTGTAGAGGAATTGCACATCACCAAGGCAACCTGTACATCACATCAGGTACAACCCTGTACCAATACACGGTGAATGGCAGCCTGGTGAACAAGTTGTACCATAACAATG TTACATCTTGTGGAGTCAGTCCAGATGGGGAGAGGATATATGTAACGAGTGGGGCAAGAGACCAGCTCATCACACTGTCCAAGGATGGCGCAGTGATCTCCAAAATGACCGACCCGGTCCTGCAGTGGAATGATATCCTACCTGGCATGCATGTGACAAACTTGGGACAGGTCCTGGTCTGTGGAGGTGACTCTAATACAATCCTCCAGGTCAACAGAGATGGGACGAAGAGACGAGCAATATTGGCTACAGAGAAGAGTGGTGTTGTTAGGCCTACATGTGTCTACTACAGCAAACACACGAACTCAATTATTATTGGAATGTTTGATAATGAAAACATTTTGGTGATTGTACTTGAATAA
- the LOC127880828 gene encoding uncharacterized protein LOC127880828 isoform X2, whose amino-acid sequence MDDYACDICEENEICEEAKFYCEKCSKCYCTSCVEHHYQMHKAHKTLRIERLRNWPFGKGIENESEQSQEHKDQKLTQLCEEHDQLLPTACNVFSHQECSKVKLMADNVTDLQPSPDVDTLHEQLIQKETELENNLPSQDKSYKVTVTSCGVSPDGERIYVTSGARDQLITLSKDGAVISKMTDPVLQWNDILPGMHVTNLGQVLVCGGDSNTILQVNRDGTKRRAILATEKSGVVRPTCVYYSKHTNSIIIGMFDNENILVIVLE is encoded by the exons ATGGATGACTATGCttgtgatatttgtgaagaaaatgAGATATGTGAGGAGGCAAAATTCTACTGTGAGAAATGTTCAAAATGTTACTGTACCAGCTGTGTGGAACATCATTACCAGATGCACAAAGCGCACAAAACACTCCGAATAGAACGCTTGAGAAACTGGCCATTCGGCAAGGGAATAGAAAATGAATCAGAGCAAAGTCAGGAGCACAAGGATCAGAAACTAACACAGCTCTGTGAGGAACATGACCAGCTATTACCAACTGCATGCAATGTCTTCAGCCATCA GGAATGCAGTAAAGTGAAGCTGATGGCTGATAATGTGACCGATCTTCAACCGTCCCCCGATGTTGATACATTACATGAGCAGTTGATTCAGAAAGAAACTGAACTTGAGAACAATCTGCCATCACAAGATAAATCCTACAAAGTGACAG TTACATCTTGTGGAGTCAGTCCAGATGGGGAGAGGATATATGTAACGAGTGGGGCAAGAGACCAGCTCATCACACTGTCCAAGGATGGCGCAGTGATCTCCAAAATGACCGACCCGGTCCTGCAGTGGAATGATATCCTACCTGGCATGCATGTGACAAACTTGGGACAGGTCCTGGTCTGTGGAGGTGACTCTAATACAATCCTCCAGGTCAACAGAGATGGGACGAAGAGACGAGCAATATTGGCTACAGAGAAGAGTGGTGTTGTTAGGCCTACATGTGTCTACTACAGCAAACACACGAACTCAATTATTATTGGAATGTTTGATAATGAAAACATTTTGGTGATTGTACTTGAATAA